A stretch of Brassica napus cultivar Da-Ae chromosome C6, Da-Ae, whole genome shotgun sequence DNA encodes these proteins:
- the LOC106403708 gene encoding glutathione S-transferase T3-like: MANPSGYVNLLNSQNPIDLESPEANWFASQVPDESGVKERRKWSPTKDKIFIGAWLNTSKDPVVSTEQKADAFWNRIVDYYNASPHLVGTILRKLRPCKQRWARINEQVSKFAGCHDGALREQRSGQNDDDVMKAALDIFFNNNCYKFTLDHCWRKLRHDQKWCAS; encoded by the coding sequence ATGGCTAACCCTTCTGGCTATGTAAACCTACTAAATAGTCAAAATCCCATTGACCTTGAATCACCAGAAGCTAATTGGTTCGCTAGCCAAGTTCCCGATGAGTCTGGCGTGAAGGAGAGGAGGAAATGGTCTCCCACAAAGGATAAAATCTTTATTGGTGCGTGGCTTAACACCAGTAAGGACCCTGTGGTGAGCACTGAGCAAAAAGCTGATGCTTTCTGGAACCGTATTGTAGACTACTACAACGCAAGCCCTCACCTGGTTGGGACTATACTGAGAAAGCTTCGTCCTTGCAAGCAGAGGTGGGCTCGGATTAACGAGCAAGTATCCAAGTTTGCTGGTTGCCATGATGGGGCTCTGAGGGAGCAGAGGAGTGGgcaaaatgatgatgatgtcatGAAAGCTGCATTAGACATTTTCTTCAATAATAACTGCTACAAGTTCACTCTGGATCACTGCTGGAGGAAGCTCAGGCACGACCAGAAATGGTGCGCCTCCTAA
- the LOC106402614 gene encoding uncharacterized protein LOC106402614: MWWMMSENGGHYCSKKSDDLCGTQESDRGFGITRLCCMLRGIDLKSIIFLLVIVPLCVMGVYIHGLKISYFLRPLWESPPKPFHEIPHYHHENASMESLCKLHGWGVREYPRRVYDAVLFSTEVELLTIRWQELYPYVTQFVLLESNSTFTGLPKPLVFASHRADDEFKFVEPRLTYGSIGGRFKKGDKNPFYEEAYQRVALDQLLRLAGITDDDLLIMSDVDEIPSRHTINLLRWCDDIPEILHLRLKNYLYSFEFPVDDKSWRASVHRYKTGKTKYVHYRHSDEILADSGWHCSFCFRRISEFVFKMKAYSHYDRVRFGHYLNPKRVQRVICNGDDLFDMIPEEYTFKDIIGKMGPIPHSFSAVHLPAHLLENAERYKFLLPGNCLRDKE; the protein is encoded by the exons ATGTGGTGGATGATGAGTGAAAACGGTGGTCACTATTGCTCTAAGAAGTCCGATGATCTATGCGGCACACAG GAATCAGATCGAGGCTTTGGCATCACCAGACTATGTTGCATGTTGCGTGGTATAGACTTAAAGTCAATCATATTCCTCTTAGTAATCGTTCCACTATGTGTCATGGGTGTATACATTCACGGCCTCAAGATCTCATACTTCTTGAGACCATTATGGGAATCACCACCAAAACCATTCCACGAAATTCCTCACTACCACCATGAGAACGCTTCCATGGAATCTCTCTGTAAGCTCCACGGCTGGGGCGTCCGTGAATACCCTCGCCGTGTCTACGACGCCGTCCTCTTCAGCACCGAAGTGGAGCTTCTCACCATACGGTGGCAAGAACTCTACCCTTACGTTACTCAGTTCGTTCTCCTCGAGTCGAACTCGACCTTCACCGGGCTACCAAAACCGCTTGTCTTCGCGAGCCACAGGGCTGATGATGAGTTCAAGTTCGTCGAGCCGCGGTTGACGTACGGGTCGATAGGAGGAAGGTTCAAGAAAGGAGATAAGAATCCTTTCTACGAAGAGGCTTACCAGAGAGTAGCGTTGGATCAGCTTCTAAGACTGGCGGGCATCACGGATGATGACTTGTTGATTATGTCTGATGTTGATGAGATCCCGAGCCGACACACCATAAACCTTCTCCGTTGGTGCGATGACATACCGGAGATCCTCCACTTAAGACTGAAGAACTATCTCTACTCTTTTGAGTTCCCGGTCGACGACAAGAGCTGGAGAGCGTCGGTTCATAGATATAAGACTGGTAAAACAAAGTACGTGCATTACAGGCATTCAGATGAGATCTTGGCGGATTCAGGGTGGCATTGTAGCTTCTGTTTCAGACGGATCAGTGAGTTTGTGTTCAAAATGAAAGCTTATAGTCACTATGATAGAGTGAGGTTTGGACATTACCTGAACCCTAAAAGAGTTCAGAGAGTTATATGCAATGGAGATGATCTGTTCGACATGATTCCTGAAGAGTACACGTTTAAAGACATCATCGGTAAGATGGGTCCGATTCCACATTCTTTTTCGGCTGTTCATCTTCCGGCACATCTCCTGGAGAATGCGGAGAGGTACAAGTTTCTTCTTCCGGGGAATTGCTTGAGAGACAAGGAATGA